In Pedobacter sp. WC2423, the following are encoded in one genomic region:
- a CDS encoding RDD family protein produces METIKVNTTQHVDIDYPVAGLGERIAARMIDFGVLLAVFLLLVFFIGVISVPRANVVSIVVFVLYGIAFVFYDLIFEIFFSGQSPGKKLMKIKVISLDGGQAGIGQYFIRWLFRLVDFWLTGQIGGLLCVALSENKQRIGDLVAGTTVIRTIGRTTLEQIAFAPEAEEYIPVFTSVYLLNDQEAELIHEVLTTYYQTAHYELVYAMADKIKARLGVSLPAGMHELDFLNTILKDYNQVTSAAQ; encoded by the coding sequence ATGGAAACAATAAAGGTAAACACCACTCAGCATGTGGATATTGACTATCCTGTTGCTGGTTTAGGCGAACGTATAGCGGCAAGAATGATAGATTTTGGTGTGCTGCTCGCAGTATTTTTATTGCTTGTATTTTTTATCGGGGTAATCTCAGTGCCCAGAGCTAATGTTGTTTCTATTGTTGTGTTTGTGCTTTATGGAATAGCCTTTGTTTTCTATGACCTGATCTTTGAAATTTTCTTCAGCGGTCAGAGTCCCGGAAAAAAGTTAATGAAAATTAAAGTGATTAGCCTTGATGGCGGACAAGCCGGTATTGGCCAGTACTTTATCCGCTGGTTATTCAGATTGGTTGATTTTTGGCTGACTGGACAAATAGGGGGCTTGCTTTGTGTCGCTTTATCCGAAAATAAACAAAGAATTGGAGATCTGGTTGCAGGAACTACAGTGATCAGGACTATTGGACGTACCACACTCGAACAAATTGCTTTTGCACCCGAAGCAGAAGAATATATACCTGTTTTCACCAGCGTTTACCTGCTCAATGATCAGGAAGCTGAGCTGATCCACGAAGTGTTGACAACTTATTATCAGACTGCACATTATGAACTGGTTTATGCGATGGCCGATAAGATCAAGGCACGTCTGGGGGTGAGTTTACCCGCGGGGATGCATGAACTGGATTTCTTAAATACGATACTTAAAGATTATAACCAGGTGACTTCTGCTGCCCAGTAA
- the recO gene encoding DNA repair protein RecO, whose amino-acid sequence MLHKTRGIVLKTTLYSESSVVVQIFTAKFGIQSYMVNGVKKPKAKIRMNMLQALHLVDMVVYHKINSSIQRISELRPSPVFRTIPYDIIKSTIVMFLNEVLYKSIRQQHADENIFDYIFNAVSWFDETDAASANFHLAFLLKLSRFLGFAPSTETKSDQSYFDLQEGEFKSLPPVHPYFIEKTAAELFISLFTTPFEKLNEIKIDNATRRLVLDKILIYYTLHTASFGEIKSHQVLEEILS is encoded by the coding sequence ATGCTCCACAAAACCCGTGGAATAGTTTTAAAAACAACTTTATACAGCGAAAGCAGTGTAGTGGTACAAATATTTACGGCTAAATTCGGCATTCAGTCTTATATGGTCAATGGGGTCAAGAAGCCAAAGGCGAAGATCCGTATGAATATGCTGCAGGCACTTCATCTGGTCGATATGGTAGTTTACCACAAAATAAATTCCAGCATCCAGCGGATTTCTGAACTCAGACCTTCTCCTGTATTCCGGACTATTCCTTATGACATTATCAAAAGCACCATCGTTATGTTCCTGAATGAAGTGCTTTATAAAAGTATACGTCAGCAGCATGCGGATGAAAATATTTTTGATTACATTTTTAATGCAGTTTCCTGGTTTGATGAAACGGATGCGGCGAGTGCGAACTTCCATCTTGCTTTTTTGTTGAAGTTATCTCGGTTTTTAGGTTTTGCACCAAGTACAGAGACTAAAAGTGATCAGAGTTATTTCGATTTACAAGAAGGTGAATTCAAGTCTTTACCTCCTGTTCATCCCTATTTTATAGAAAAAACAGCAGCAGAATTATTTATTTCTTTGTTCACGACTCCTTTTGAAAAATTAAATGAAATAAAAATAGACAATGCGACAAGAAGACTTGTTCTTGATAAAATACTGATATACTACACCTTACATACCGCTTCTTTTGGCGAAATAAAATCTCACCAGGTATTGGAAGAGATCTTGTCTTAA
- a CDS encoding diacylglycerol kinase family protein, with product MRRLIKSFGYALSGIAYTVKTQMNFQIHLLAMVVVGIAGWYLQLSGSEWLWIVLAIGLVLVAELLNTAIELLVDLVSPDFNVQAGKVKDVAAGAVMVAALISVIIAAIIFIPKLI from the coding sequence ATGCGAAGATTAATCAAGAGTTTTGGATATGCGTTATCCGGGATTGCTTATACGGTAAAAACGCAAATGAACTTTCAAATCCACCTGCTGGCTATGGTAGTGGTTGGAATTGCAGGATGGTATTTGCAATTATCTGGCAGTGAGTGGCTATGGATTGTTTTAGCGATTGGTCTTGTTTTAGTTGCCGAACTTTTAAATACAGCAATTGAGTTATTGGTTGACCTGGTTTCGCCGGATTTTAATGTTCAGGCTGGAAAAGTAAAGGACGTGGCTGCAGGAGCTGTCATGGTTGCGGCTTTGATTTCTGTAATTATTGCAGCTATTATTTTTATCCCAAAATTAATCTGA
- a CDS encoding sugar MFS transporter codes for METTAPVKKNSSIIPLITMTLLFFMWGFITCMNDILIPHLKVQFNLNFQQSMLVQFAFFGAYFIGSLIYFLISYFNGDPVNKVGYKKGIIAGVLLSAVGCCLFYPAATLSIYGVFLAALFVLGLGFTILQITANAYVTLLGPEESASSRLNLTQAFNSFGTTIAPILGGHLIFTLFLEKNGTASADSTRIPYLIFAGILVVLALIISRVKLPSFSSEESSERGLGALKFPQLKMGIFGIFCYVGAEVGIGSLLIAFMEQPDVTNLTEVVSKNYLALYWGGAMIGRFLGAISLSELPQTKKFIYMVLAAAAVYLLVFSIVDLTFAQTSFFIVFIVLNIVAFVIGKSAPARTLVIFAAVNIALLLVSIFSKGNMALYPILGIGLFNSIMFSNIYTLSISGLGKYVSQGSSLLVMAILGGALLPLVQGSIADSMGIQTSFILPALCYLYILIFGLYCARRGHGAEGGAVRTNH; via the coding sequence ATGGAAACCACTGCCCCCGTTAAAAAAAATAGTTCTATTATCCCGCTTATTACCATGACGCTCCTTTTCTTTATGTGGGGATTTATTACCTGTATGAATGATATTTTAATCCCGCACCTAAAAGTGCAGTTTAACTTAAACTTTCAACAGTCAATGCTGGTACAGTTCGCCTTTTTTGGTGCTTATTTTATCGGCTCATTAATTTACTTCCTGATCTCCTACTTTAACGGAGATCCGGTGAACAAAGTCGGTTATAAAAAAGGAATTATTGCAGGTGTATTGCTTTCCGCTGTCGGCTGCTGCTTATTCTATCCCGCAGCAACCCTGTCTATTTATGGCGTCTTTTTAGCTGCCTTATTTGTACTGGGCCTGGGGTTTACCATCCTGCAGATTACAGCAAATGCCTATGTAACGCTATTAGGGCCGGAAGAAAGTGCTTCCAGCCGTTTAAACCTCACTCAGGCCTTTAACTCGTTCGGAACAACGATTGCCCCAATTCTTGGTGGTCATTTAATATTTACCCTGTTCCTGGAAAAAAATGGTACTGCTTCAGCAGATTCTACCCGTATCCCTTACCTGATTTTTGCAGGAATCCTGGTGGTGCTTGCACTGATCATCAGCCGCGTTAAACTTCCATCTTTCAGTAGTGAAGAATCTTCAGAAAGAGGCTTGGGGGCTTTGAAATTCCCACAACTAAAAATGGGGATTTTCGGGATTTTCTGTTACGTAGGTGCTGAAGTAGGTATCGGAAGTTTACTGATTGCTTTTATGGAGCAACCAGATGTAACTAACCTGACAGAAGTAGTCAGCAAAAATTATCTTGCCCTGTACTGGGGAGGAGCAATGATCGGGAGATTCCTGGGAGCGATTTCTTTAAGTGAATTGCCGCAAACCAAAAAGTTTATTTATATGGTTCTTGCCGCTGCTGCTGTTTATTTATTAGTCTTCAGTATTGTTGACCTGACTTTTGCGCAAACCAGTTTCTTTATCGTCTTTATTGTGTTGAATATCGTGGCTTTTGTTATCGGTAAATCTGCTCCGGCACGTACACTGGTAATTTTTGCAGCGGTAAACATCGCCTTATTGCTTGTTTCTATTTTCAGCAAGGGTAACATGGCTTTATATCCTATTTTAGGAATCGGGTTATTTAACTCTATTATGTTCTCCAATATCTATACTCTGTCGATTTCAGGATTGGGAAAATATGTGAGTCAAGGTTCTTCTTTACTGGTGATGGCGATTTTAGGCGGTGCTTTATTGCCACTGGTCCAAGGTAGCATTGCCGATTCAATGGGCATTCAAACTTCATTCATTCTACCGGCATTATGTTATCTATATATCCTGATTTTTGGATTGTACTGTGCCAGACGTGGTCATGGTGCAGAAGGCGGTGCTGTCCGGACAAATCACTAA
- the rlmF gene encoding 23S rRNA (adenine(1618)-N(6))-methyltransferase RlmF, protein MSVEKQVLHPRNLHRSRYDFPQLINSCPQLEQFVFINPYGDQSVDFSNPEAVKTLNRALLIYFYGLTDWDIPENYLCPPIPGRADYIHYLADLLALTNGNEIPEGNSVKVLDIGVGANCVYPIIGHQEYGWSFVGSDVDKRAISSAENIAAINPPLAKDLTFRLQNSGSSIFKGIVKPGELFDLTLCNPPFHASAEEAQMGSQRKVRNLGKQKGKEVVLNFGGQSSELWCKGGEVEFIRRMIEESAQIAQQCAWFTTLVSKSAHLSTVYYALDKVDVKGVRTVEMAQGQKQSRFVAWTFLSAEEQLEWSKKRWKK, encoded by the coding sequence ATGTCCGTTGAAAAACAAGTACTGCATCCCCGAAATCTACACCGTTCAAGGTATGATTTTCCACAATTAATTAACAGTTGTCCGCAACTGGAGCAATTTGTGTTTATTAACCCTTATGGTGATCAATCTGTTGATTTTTCAAATCCTGAGGCGGTAAAAACTTTGAATAGGGCCTTGTTAATCTATTTTTATGGATTAACTGATTGGGATATTCCTGAAAACTATTTATGTCCGCCAATTCCCGGCAGAGCAGATTATATCCATTACCTGGCAGATTTACTGGCCCTGACTAATGGAAATGAAATCCCTGAAGGAAATTCAGTTAAAGTATTGGACATTGGTGTTGGTGCAAACTGTGTTTATCCGATTATCGGCCATCAGGAATACGGCTGGTCATTTGTGGGCTCAGATGTAGACAAGCGCGCGATCAGTTCGGCAGAGAATATTGCTGCAATTAACCCACCGCTGGCTAAGGATTTAACTTTCAGATTGCAGAATTCTGGTTCCAGTATCTTTAAAGGCATAGTCAAACCCGGAGAACTCTTTGACCTGACTTTATGCAATCCGCCTTTTCATGCTTCGGCCGAAGAAGCACAAATGGGCAGTCAGCGTAAAGTGCGTAACCTGGGCAAACAAAAAGGAAAAGAAGTAGTCCTTAATTTTGGTGGCCAAAGCTCTGAATTATGGTGTAAAGGCGGTGAAGTAGAGTTTATCCGCAGGATGATTGAAGAAAGCGCACAAATCGCTCAACAGTGCGCCTGGTTTACTACTTTAGTGTCAAAAAGCGCGCATTTATCGACTGTTTATTATGCACTGGATAAGGTGGATGTTAAAGGTGTCAGAACTGTAGAAATGGCTCAGGGGCAGAAACAAAGTCGTTTTGTGGCCTGGACTTTTTTATCAGCAGAAGAGCAGCTGGAATGGAGTAAAAAGCGATGGAAAAAATAA
- a CDS encoding putative sensor domain DACNV-containing protein: protein MIYKPTYQAAQIIAPKVEAIFAQHLAAARESGEEDLAPLPSAEIVEAIIDATFWASIRKEEGHSPKISLAFVPPAQGGSPLLFKNRLPLNPTILTKIAPGVERAGIHIGVWQEDGELYIWGTTTSIPNFCFVLDVSEPALLVIKHRRIYGFGKFTNIAVLKGDQIKIVDVNSARHPDCPPMLLSLLDLTAPSYWNDTVNVLIQLAVSMRSHQRGGTLLVVPSGTKNWLQSIIKPIQYAIQPAFCGLSNLLKQDRKQASQIFWQTVLKREVEHLAGLTAIDGATVISADYELLAFGAKIGRAKGKDLIEELSFIEPIAGGGAVVMHPAKVGGTRHLSAAQFIQDQNDAIALVASQDGHFTIYSWSPIQERVMAHRIDTLLL, encoded by the coding sequence ATGATCTATAAACCCACTTATCAGGCAGCTCAAATTATCGCTCCTAAAGTTGAAGCCATCTTTGCGCAGCATCTTGCTGCGGCGAGGGAAAGTGGAGAGGAAGATCTTGCTCCTTTGCCTTCGGCAGAGATTGTTGAGGCGATTATTGATGCTACCTTTTGGGCCAGTATCCGTAAAGAAGAAGGTCATTCTCCAAAAATATCACTGGCTTTTGTGCCGCCTGCACAAGGAGGCAGCCCATTGCTGTTTAAAAATCGTTTGCCACTTAACCCGACCATCTTAACCAAGATTGCACCAGGTGTGGAACGCGCTGGTATTCATATCGGTGTATGGCAGGAAGATGGAGAACTTTATATCTGGGGGACGACCACCAGTATCCCTAATTTTTGTTTCGTATTAGATGTCTCTGAACCTGCACTGCTGGTGATTAAGCACCGCAGAATCTATGGGTTTGGAAAGTTTACCAATATAGCTGTCCTTAAAGGCGATCAGATTAAGATCGTTGATGTGAACAGCGCAAGGCATCCGGATTGTCCGCCTATGTTATTGTCACTACTGGATCTTACCGCGCCTTCTTATTGGAATGATACGGTGAATGTGCTGATTCAGCTGGCTGTGTCTATGCGGTCTCATCAGCGCGGCGGAACTTTACTGGTTGTGCCCAGCGGAACCAAAAACTGGCTGCAATCGATTATCAAACCAATTCAATATGCGATACAACCTGCATTTTGCGGATTATCTAATTTACTGAAACAGGACCGGAAACAAGCGAGCCAGATTTTTTGGCAAACCGTGTTGAAAAGAGAGGTAGAGCATCTGGCAGGTTTAACCGCTATAGATGGGGCAACGGTGATCAGTGCTGACTATGAACTTTTGGCATTCGGGGCTAAGATTGGCCGCGCAAAAGGTAAAGACCTGATAGAAGAATTATCATTTATAGAACCTATTGCTGGTGGTGGAGCGGTTGTGATGCATCCGGCTAAGGTAGGGGGGACACGTCACCTTTCTGCTGCGCAGTTTATACAGGATCAGAATGATGCAATCGCATTAGTAGCCTCGCAGGACGGACATTTCACGATTTATTCCTGGTCACCGATACAGGAAAGGGTAATGGCACACCGCATTGATACGCTGCTGTTATAA
- a CDS encoding PadR family transcriptional regulator — translation MIAENTQTQMRKGILEYCVLLIISRGEIYASDIIAELKSAKLLVVEGTLYPLLTRLKNNGLLSYNWVESTSGPPRKYYTLTPLGTAMLSQLDVTWQELSFAIAKSKNQTNP, via the coding sequence ATGATAGCAGAAAATACACAAACGCAAATGCGGAAGGGCATACTGGAATATTGTGTGCTCCTGATTATATCGAGAGGAGAGATTTATGCCTCTGATATCATCGCTGAATTAAAGTCAGCCAAATTACTGGTGGTAGAGGGGACGCTTTACCCTTTATTGACCCGTTTAAAAAATAACGGACTACTCAGTTATAACTGGGTAGAATCGACTTCAGGACCTCCCCGTAAATATTATACGCTTACTCCTTTGGGCACTGCAATGCTGTCCCAACTGGATGTAACCTGGCAAGAGTTATCATTCGCTATTGCAAAATCAAAGAACCAAACTAACCCTTAA